The following is a genomic window from Coleofasciculaceae cyanobacterium.
CGGAATTGGACGGTCAAACCAACGCACTATAGCGAGCAGAGGATAGACTGTAAGAACTCGTCCGACTTGATACGCCAAAACTGCAAGTAGAATTGCAGGTAAAGTCCTCCAGAGAATTACCAAATTTATTTCTACACCAATCAGCAAAAAAATAAAGGTGTTGACAGTAAAACTGGCATATTCCCAAAAACTCAACAAAGTGATGCGACTAGAAGCGGAAGTATTGCGAGAAAACCCTAAATTCCCAAAAATTAATCCAGCTACAACTACAGCCACAGCACCGGATACACCAATAAATTGCCCAACTTGAAAAGTTCCCAAGGCAACTGCCACTGTCAATAAAAGACTGCTAAGAGGATCGTCTAAACGGGCAAATATAGGTATGCTCAAGTAGCCCAGAACTAACCCGACGAGGCAGCCTCCTAGAGCGATAAATAGTAGTTGTTGAATTCCCTCTAGTAACGTGAGCGAACCCGTCGAATATACTTGCAAAATCAGATTGAACGAAACTAGAGCAGCAGCATCATTAAATAGGGTTTCTCCTTCAACAATGGTGGAAAGTCGAGAGGGTACTGGTATCTCCTTAAAGACAGCAATCATTGAAACTGTATCAGTGTTTGCCAGAATTACTCCTACAAAAAGAGCGGGTATCCAAGTCAGTCCCAGTCCAAATTTCAACACAACGGCAATAATAGCACTGGAAAGCACAGCTCCAGGCACTGCCAACAGAGCAATTGGTTTAAACGTGCTGCGTAGGCGGCTGACATCTGTATTAATGCCAGCTTCAAAAATGAGAATTGGCAGGAAAAGATTTAAAACAAGGGACGGGTCTAAACCAATGCGACGTGACAATAACTCAGTAAACGGCAAACCTGCCAACACTAAACCAGTGACATAAGGAAATCGTAACCGACGGGATAGTAGGGCTACACCAGTGGCAACGAGCAGGAGAATAATTGAAATCTTGACTAATTCGGTAACATTCACTTAGATACTGAGAATTTATTTGAATTCTATTAATAAACGTTGCCAAAAAGGTAATACAAAAGTTAAATTTCTGTAATATTTCTGTTGGTATAGAAGTAGCAAAGTCGACACTAGCCGCAATCATCTTCAGAAAGCGCGATCGCTTTAACTCAACTCAAGTAGTATCGTCAAATAGAAGCATTTATATGAACTAAATTAGTTCATCAAGTAAAAGTTAAACCTAGTCCAACTAAAAGCTAACATCGCCAAAATGTAACTCAGTTTAAAAAAAAAATAGAATTAATGTAATGGCTGAAAAGTAAAACCAGAGCCTGCAATATATTCTCACCATGCAAACCCTGGATCTGTTCGAGAAGTATCTTTTATCATATTAATTACTGTCCTTGGTCAAAGGCATCCGTCATTTGACTTAATTAACCAAAAGAAGTCAGCAAGATGACTTAGGTTGATAATTTAAAACCATTGTGGCGATAGACGTTAGCTATTAAATTACAAAAAGCTCGCTCAATACCTCAAAATTATTAAGTAAGTAAAAAATAAAATCCAAAAATTATTTTATGTTTGATGCTCTAGCAGATCGCTTGGATGATGCTTGGAAAAAGCTCCGCGGTCAGAATAAAATATCCAAAGCCAATATTCAAGATACCCTCAAGGAAGTCCGTCGCGCCCTATTATCTGCCGATGTAAATCTTCAGGTAGTCAAAGCTTTCATTGCTGATGTCGAATCAAAAGCTTTGGGAGAAGGAGTCATTTCTGGGGTTAATCCAGGTCAGCAGTTTATTAAAATTGTTTACGACGAGCTGGTCAAGGTTATGGGAGAAAGTAATGTTCCTCTGGCGCAAGCAGAGCAACCTCCTACGGTGATTTTGATGGCTGGTTTACAGGGTACTGGTAAAACTACCGCCACGGCAAAATTAGCTCTGTATTTACGTAAGCAAGAGCGTTCTTGTTTGATGGTGGGAACAGATGTGTATCGTCCGGCGGCGATCGATCAGCTGCTTACTTTAGGTAATCAAATCGATGTTCCAGTGTTTGAAATGGGAACTGATGCCGATCCTGTAGAAATTGCTAAGCAGGGTATAGAAAAAGCCAAAGAGCTTGGGGTGGATACTGTAATTGTCGATACCGCAGGACGACTCCAGATAGACAATGACATGATGGGGGAACTATCCCGCATCAAAGATACAATTAAGCCTGATGATACGCTTTTAGTAGTAGATGCGATGACAGGACAGGAAGCAGCTAGCCTGACCTACACTTTTCATGAGCAAATTGGTATTACAGGAGCGATCTTAACTAAGTTAGACGGTGATAGTCGTGGCGGTGCTGCCCTATCCGTTAGACAGGTTTCTGGACAACCAATTAAATTTGTCGGGGTTGGAGAAAAAGTTGAAGCCTTAGAACCCTTTTATCCAGACCGTTTGGCATCCCGTATTTTAAATATGGGAGATATTTTAACCCTGGTAGAAAAAGCTCAAGAAGAAATCGATTTAGCTGATGTCGAAAAGATGCAGTCGAAAATCATGGAGGCAAAGTTTGATTTTAATGACTTCATCAAACAAATGCGCTTGCTCAAAAACATGGGTTCTTTAGGGGGAGTTCTTAAGTTAATCCCTGGAATGGGCAAAATTAGCGGTGCAGACTTGGCTAAAGGTGAAACCCAGCTAAAGCGTACCGAATCGATGATTAATTCGATGACCAAAGCGGAGAAAGCCGAGCCTGACTTATTAGCCCAGTCTCCTAGTCGTCGTCGTCGAGTAGCCAGAGGCTCTGGGTTTGAGGAGAAAGACGTATCTAAACTAGTCAAAGACTTTACTAAAATGCGTTCGATGATGCAAAATATGGGTCGTGGGATGCCTGGAATGGGGATGCCTGGAATGGGAATGCCTGGAATGGGAATGCCTGGAATGGGTGGTGCGGGAATGCCGGGAATGGGAATGCCTGGAATGGATGATTATCCAGACCAGAGTAGAAGGAAAAAGAAAAAGAAGAAGAAAAAAGGCTTCGGCACATTATAGACTAGGAAATTGCCCAACTTAAGGCTAGGGAAAAATAGATAGATAGATTACAATCGTAAAGGACAAATTTGAATAACTAATGATTAAATTACGTTTGAAACGCTTCGGCAAAAAAAGAGAAGTTAGCTACCGCATCGTAGCTATTGAAAGTAAGACTCGTAGAGACGGTCGCCCGATTGAAGAACTAGGTTTTTATAATCCCAGAACAGATGAGACTAGATTAAATGTTCCTGCTATTGTCAAAAGATTACAACAGGGAGCGCAACCCAGCGAAACTGTAAGAAGTATTCTTAACAAAGCTCAAGTTTTTGAACAAGTAAATGCCAAATAAGACCGAATTATCTGGCGGTCAGATAGCGGGTAGTCCCGATTATGAGAAATTAGCTCGCTTTGTGATCGAACCTTTTCTCGAAAATCCTCAAACTTTATGCGTCAATTCTGAAATAAATCAGAGTAACGGCAAAATCTGGCTGAGAATTGCTTTTGAGCGAGACGATCGCGGTAAAGTCTTTGGGCGTGGCGGTCGCAATATTCAAGCCATCAGAACTACGATCAAAACCGCAGCGGTGACTCACGATGAGTCGGTCTTTATAGATATCTACAGTGATGAACCGCCCCAATCTGATGATTCTGGTCATCACGGTAGCGCACCTGGTAACTCCCGCAGAAGAAAAAGCCCTGGAAAGCCTGCACCCAAGATTGCAAAAAAGTAAAATTCTTGGTGTCATAAAACTAGACTTTGTTTGGGACAGTTATTGGTTAGCAGTTAGTTATTCCTCAACAACTGTTGACTGAAGAAGTCGTTGATGACTAATTTGGATTGCTAATTTAATGGCGGCTTTCATGCTACTGGCGTTAGCAATTCCTTGACCTGCAATGTCAAAAGCGGTGCCGTGGTCGGGAGATGTACGAATGAAGGGCAGTCCGATAGTAGTATTGATTGCCTGGTCAAATGCCATTAGCTTAACGGGGATTAATCCCTGGTCGTGGTAGAGAGCTAGGTAGGCATCGGCAATATTGGGTTTGACCTCATAGTTGCCGTACCAAGCCTGTCCTGGTTTTACCCACATAGTATCGGGTGGAATTAGCCCAACTAATTTTGCTTGAGGATAAGTAGCTTGGGCTTGTTTTAACCAGCCAAAGAGCCAATCTTGTTCTTCTGTGCCTAACTGTCCCGCTTCCCCACTATGGGGATTTAAACCCGCGATCGCAATTTTAGGCTGTTCGATCCCAAAATCTTGTTTTAGGCATTCAATCAATAAATCTAGCTTTAAGGTCATTAGCTCTGGAGTCAAGGCTTGAGACACATCTGCTAAAGGAATATGGGTTGTTGCCAACAGGCTGCGTAACATCCACCCTGTATAAGGAGACTGCCCAATAAACATCATGCCAAACTTAGCTACTCCTGCTCTTTGTGCCAAAACTTCCGTCTGACCAGGATATTCGTGTCCTGCTGCTTTCCAAAGTGATTTAGCGATCGGTGCGGTGACAATACCCTGAAATTTGTTCTCGAGGGTTAAAGCGATCGCTTTGTCTAAACAAGCAAAACTAAACTTCCCGCTGACGACATCTCCTTGTCCCAAAGTTATAGTCCCATCTATCGGGACATCTAAAATTGATAATGTCTGAGGATTAACTAAATCTTGTTGGGTTAACTCAGTTTGCTGTAGTAAATGTTCATAAGTAAACTGCAATAGTTGTCGATTGCCAATCACCATTATTTGAGATTTGGCAGCCAAAGAATCATCTGCTAAGGCTTTGAGAATAATTTCAGGGCCAATCCCCGCTGGATCGCCCATGCTGATAGCTAAAGAAGGAATTGTAGACATTTGAGATTCGCGATAATTAACTATAGATAATCTGACCTGATGATTTAAAATACCTATTATTGATTATGGTTGAGAATTAAAAATATAAAAAGCTAAAAGTGAGACAGTTGCGTCGCAAACTGTCGAACCCGAAGGGCTAAGAGCTTCAATCAAAATTCAAATCATCCTCTTAATAAATATCTAGGAAAAAACAGGAGAAATAGACATGAGCGCAGAGAGTATGTTGTTCAACGGAGCAATTTTATGTATTGTTTTGATTTTAGGCGGACTCAGCTTGGGCTTCCTCCTGCTGAAAATTCAAGGTGGAGAAGCAGAATAAGCTTTGATTGATTATTCTAAAAACTAAAAAGCGATCGCTCTTTGTATCGGGCGATCGCTTTTCTTTTGAGCATATATATTTAAGAAAAAGAGCCAATACCTAGATTACAACCACCAACTATCATACCCTGGCGATCGCGAATACTAAAGCCAAACTCTTTTCCTTCATCCCAACGCTACAAATAATTTATTTGCTATCCAACTACTTCTAAGTTTTGGACAAGCATATAGTAATGAGCGTTCTTGGTAATAATATATTGCACTATTATTAGTCTTGACGCGACAGTAGGTTTCTTGCATAAATATACTTTTTCGATGATAGTTTTTAATTCCTGACTCCTGACTTCATACCTAACCAAGATTTATGATTCGTGCATGAAGTCTAGTGTTAGTTGCTATCCACCGCAGGTAAATACCATACCCAATAGCTGATGAGTAACGGGTAGAGTATCAACAATCATGGTCACACATAGCAGCATCATGTAGAAGATAGAATACTTAAACATTCCACGGGCCAGTTGATTGCTGGTAGGATCTTGCTTTAATTTCCAGGCTTTGTAGAGAAACTTGTAGCCGAGGTAAACAGCGATCGCGCCATACACGATACTTAAATTACCTAGAGGATACATTAGTAATAGGCTACAGGGAACTACCAGCCAGCTATAAATCCAAATTTGTTTAACGGTTTCTTCTTCTCCTTTGACGACAGGTAACATTGGTACGCCTACTTCGGCATAGTCTTCTTTAATCATCAGTGCCAAAGCCCAAAAATGAGGAGGAGTCCAGAAAAAGATAATCGCAAACAGCAACCAGGGAACTAAGCCCAAATTACCTGTTACCGCAGCCCAACCAACCAAAGGCGGTATTGAGCCTGCTGCACCACCAATAACGATATTTTGGGTAGTGTGTCGCTTCAGCCAATGAGTATAGATCAGCATATAGAAAACAATGCCAGACATGGCTAGTAACGCTGCTAGAAGATTAGCGAAGACGGTTAATAAGGAAAAAGATAATATCCCTAAAACAGTAGCAAAAATCAAAGCATGAATTGGCTGCACTTTACCAGAAGGAATTGGGCGTTTGCGCGTCCGCGTCATCGTGTAGTCGATATCTTGATCGTAGATACAGTTAAGCACCTGTGCTGAGGCTGCTGCTAATGTTCCTCCTAATAAAGTAATTACCAGCAAGAAGGGGTCTACTCGGCCATCCGAAGCAATCCACATTGACGCTGCTGTGGTAATCAGCAATAAGGGAATAATCCGTGGTTTGGTTAATTGATAATAGCTTTTGATTACCTCACTAAAGTTTTGATTACTACTGGCTATACTTGTCCCTGTCATGATGATTATTCCTAAAATTGGTCTTGATGATTGGTGATATTGGAGTTGGGCAAAATAATTACTAAATTACTAAGCCAATAATTTGTTGTCATTGTTATCTCGTATTGCTAATACTGTGAAGGCAATTAATACTCCCAGTAAAATTGCTCCCACTGCTTGATGGGTAACGGTTAGGGGTTCAACCTGAAGATGCAGTTTAAAAGTAGCGATACCGAGTAAAATTTGCAAGCTGACTAATCCTGCTGCTGCATTGGCTAAAGTTCGCAGATTTTTATTTAACCCTGGAGTTTTCCAGGCGAACCAAACAACCGCTATTGTGGCTAAAGTAGGTGGCACTACTCCCAAAATATGAGCATTCATTACGTTACATAGCTGTGAGCCACCAAAACATTGGTGTAATGCCCAGCGTGAGCCTACTAATCCTCCTAGGATGCTTTGTAGGTAAACTAAGATAGCTGCACTCAACCCTATCCAACGTAGTTTTCCTGCTGCTTTTGTTCCTTGATATGGTGTTAGAGCCGTACCGATGATGATTAAAGTACTAAAGAATAGCAAAGCTGTCCCTAAATGTGCGGTAACAATATCAAAGCGTAACAGCTGAGTTACGGTAAGTCCGCCCAAGATTCCTTGAAAGACAATGAGGAATAAGGCGAAAGTAGCAGCCCAAGGTAACCAGTGGGGTAATTGCTTACGAAACCACCAAGATAATCCTGATAGAGCGATCGCGCTTACTCCAATTAAAGCTGCATCTAGACGGTGAAACCATTCCAGAAATACCTGTAGATTCATTTGTCTGGTAGGTACAAGCTGACCGTAGCATAAAGGCCAATCAGGACAGGCTAAACCCGCATTCATGACTCTAGTAGCACTCCCTACCGCCATCAACAGCAAAGTAGCGATCGCTATTTTCCAGACTAAACGTCTAATCCAAACTTGAGGTTGGGATACTTGCTCAGCATTGGTAATAGACGGTTGAAAAAATGATTCGGTCATAGCAAATTTGAGGAAAATATTTGGAAATAAAACTTGATTAAACTTGGAGAGATGCCTACGGTACAGCCTCATTTTGAGGATTTATACCGTATAGTTTGCCAAAAATACTATTCAGTTTGAGCGCAAAGCAGAATGCACCTGGGTCTTACTTTCAGTCCATTTAGTAATTGCCGAGTCTTGAAGACTTGCTCCACCAAGACATCGTTGACATTGTTAAAAAATGTTAAAAAATACAGTCGCTTTAAAATCAAACTATTATATTACGCGGGTTAACTTTATTATCTTTACTCTAGCGACCTTTTTCTAATAGTTTTATCTTTTTAGATATTCTTCAGATTGGCTGCTCAAACTAGCGAATAAAACTGAAATTTTGTGAAGAAAAAGTTAAGTTTAGCAAATACTAGCTTAATTTACGCTACCCCAATAAAGATCGGGGTTTAAAGATCCCAAACAAAAGCTGAAGAAACATTTTTATCTGGCAATAATTTTAGTTGGCTACCTGTTTATTCATGGGTAATCTGATCTACCCTAATAAGATAGGACGTAAAAATAATTTTGTAGCTAAAATTTTAAGATTAAAATTCTTGTCAGATTTTTTGCCTGTTAGCAGCAGACTAACAAGTTGAGATCCTTTAAACTGCTAAATAGACTAAGCAGTAAAGATTTGCGAACATACTACCCAGAATTATTATAGTGAACATTCCGAGCAGCATACTTACTCTGATCGCAGGAATAGCGATGACCTTGATCAGTTTATGGTACGGTCAAAACCACGGACTTCTGCCCACGGCAGCATCTAGCGATGCGGGAGACGTAGACGAGCTATTCAACTTTATGATGACCATAGCCACCGGTCTATTTCTTTTGGTTGAAGGTGTTTTGGTTTACTCAGTCATTAAATTCCGTCGTAAAAAAGGTGATACTACTGATGGTCCTCCCTTAGAGGGCAATGTGCCTTTAGAAATTGTCTGGACTGCCATCCCCACCGTAATTGTCTTTATCTTATCCATTTATAGTTTTGAAATTTATAACCGCATGGGCGGATTAGATCCGATGACGTCAGGAGATCCTGGTCCACAAATGGCTCATAATCATCATGGTGCAGCATTAGTAGCCTTAGACCCCAGTAAGCAAAATATAGCTTTAGGCTTGGGAGCTTCTCCCGGCTCAAATCAAGGTCTCAATCGCCTGGAAATCAAGGTCAACGGAATTCAATATGCCTGGGTATTTACCTATCCTGACACTGGCGTTATCTCAGGAGAAATACACGTACCTGTCAATCGCCCTGTAGCGTTAAACATGACTGCGGGAGACGTAATCCACGCCTTCTGGCTACCTGAATTTCGGATTAAGCAGGATGTAATCCCTGGTAGAGAAACTAATTTAGTTTTTACTCCTAATAAAGTCGGGCAATATCCTGTTGTTTGTGCCGAACTATGTGGTGCGTATCATGGCGGGATGAAAACCCAGCTTTATGTCCAAAGCGAAGAAGATTATCAAAAGTGGATTCAGGAAAACACTTTCGCGATGAATGATAACAGTAGCGAATCTGTGGCAATGAGTCCTGTAGCAAATTCCGATGATTCGGATGCAAAATTCTTAGCTCCTTATGCAAATGACATAGGGGTTGATGCTGCTGCTTTGGCACAGTTAAAACCTTAGCTTGTTTGCTAAGCTAATCCGCTAGCTGTATTTAAAAAGAGCTAATGGCTAATAGCTATTAGCTCCTAAAACAGATTAATTAGATTTTTAGATTACATACAGAATGAGTACAACATTAGAAAGAAATGCTCCCATAACAGCGCCAGAGCATAACGAACATCCTCAAAGAAAGTGGCAGGACTACTTTGGCTTTAGTACCGATCATAAAGTAATTGGTATTCAGTATTTAGTTACTGCTTTTTTCTTTTACTTTGTTGGTGGCGCAATAGCCGAGGTGATGCGTACTGAACTTTCTACTCCCGATCCCGATTTTGTGCAACCCGAGTTTTACAATCAGCTTTTGACTATGCACGGAACAATTATGTTGTTTCTGTGGATTATCCCTGCGGGGGCAGGATTTGCTAACTATCTAATTCCGCTGATGGTTGGGGCAGAAGATATGGCATTCCCCCGTCTTAATACGGTTGCCTTCTGGATGATCCCCCCAGGCGGTCTTTTACTACTAAGCAGCTTTTTTAACGGTGCGCCCCAAGCTGGTTGGACTTCCTATCCGCCGTTAAGTTTAATGAGCGGTAAATCGGGAGAAGAAATTTGGATTCTTAGCGTATTGATCTTGGGAGTATCTTCAATGTTGGGGGCAATTAACTTTGTCACCACTATCCTGTTGATGCGAATGCCCGATATGGACATTCACAGTATGCCTTTATTTTGCTGGTCAATGCTAGCAACTTCGGGCTTGATTTTGATTGGTACACCTGTACTAGGAGCGGCTCTAATATTACTTTCTTTTGACCTGATTGCCGGAACAGCATTTTTTAATCCTGCGGGGGGTGGCGATCCGATAGTTTACCAGCATATGTTCTGGTTCTATTCTCATCCTGCGGTATACATCATGATTTTGCCCTTTTTTGGCGCAATTTCGGAAATTTTGCCCGTTCATGCTCGCAAACCCATCTTTGGCTATAGAGCGATCGCCTATTCTAGTTTGGCAATTAGCTTCTTGGGTCTAATTGTTTGGGCGCATCATATGTTTTCTAGTGGTACTCCTGGCTGGTTGCGGATGTTTTTTATGGCAACCACGATGGTTATTGCCGTGCCGACGGGGATCAAAGTGTTTAGCTGGTGTGCGACTATCTGGGGTGGAAAACTCAGTCTCAACAGTGCGTTTATCTTTGCCGTTGGTTTCCTTTCGTCCTTTTTAATTGGTGGTTTGAGTGGGGTAATGGTGGCATCTGTGCCATTCGATATCCATGTCCACGACACTTACTTTATTGTGGCTCACTTCCACTACGTCTTGTTTGGTGGTTCGGTATTTGGCTTATTTGCAGGAGTTTATCACTGGTTTCCTAAAATGACTGGGCGTATGGTTAACGAAACCTTAGGTCGGATTCACTTTGTCATGACTTTTGTGGGCTTCAACATTACTTTTCTGCCCATGCATCAATTGGGTTTACAGGGTATGAACCGCCGTGTTGCTCTTTACGATCCTCAGTTTCAGACTCTTAACATGGTCTGTACGATTGGGTCATATATCCTGGCACTGTCTACCTTCCCCTTCATTATTAATATTATTTGGAGTTTGTATAAAGGAGACAAAGCTGCCCGTAACCCATGGCGTGCTTTAACCTTGGAATGGCAAACAGCTTCCCCCCCAATCATCGAAAACTTTGAAGAAGAACCCGTATTGTGGGCAGGACCTTATGATTATGGTGTAGATACGGAAAGTATCGATGGCGATGAAGATGTCCAAGATATGTTAGCAACAGTCACCGCCGAAGGTTCGTAAACAAAAGATATTGTAGGGGTTTGGCAATGCTAAATCCCTACCTGAGTTATTAATTCATGACAAATAAGTATATGCAAGGTTCAACCGTAGATAATAAATCCCAAATAGCGAATGCGAAGCTAGCCGAAGGCATCGCCTTTGAACAAGAAGCAGAACAGGGGCATCATGGACATCCCGATCATCGGATGTTTGGTCTATATATCTTTTTAGTTTCCGATAGCATGACCTTTATCGGCTTTTTTGCAGCATTGCTGATCTATCGGGCGATTATGCCCGTTTGGCCACCCGAAGGTACGTCTGAACTAGAATTGCTAGTTCCAATTATTAACACTTCAATCCTTGTGGCTAGTAGCTTTGTCATGCACGAAGGACAAAAAGCCTTGAAAAATGGTAATGTCAAAGGCTTGCAAAAGTGGTTTGCTATTACCGCAGCAATGGGTGCACTTTTCTTAGCTGGTCAGGCTTATGAATATTTCCATGCTGAGTTTGGTCTAACTACTAACCTGTTTGCTAGTTGCTTTTATGTCTTGACTGGATTCCACGGTTTGCACGTTTTGACAGGAGTATTACTAATACTCTCTGTTTTATGGCGATCGCGTGAATCAGGTCACTATTCTAGCAGCAGTCATTTTGGAGTAGAAGCAGCCGAGATTTACTGGCACTTTGTTGATGTTATTTGGTTAGTCTTATTCGTCTTGGTATATCTAATTAATTAATCTCTACGATAAATTTCTTCGATTCGAGCAATTTAATCAATTGGGGGCGTTGCAAAATGCCCCTATTTTTTTGAAATATATAATAAAATATTGGACTGATAAACCAGATGAAATATGCTGCAAATCTTTCAAGTATAATCTTCGTAACTTTTGGCATAATTGCTTTTCCTTTAAACGAAACCAAAAGAGCTTTAGCTATTGGGTGCGATACTTATTATCGAGTAACTGGACAAATCGCTGGCTGTAGCGATCTGTCTACTGAATTTGCTAGAGAAGTTTGGTTAGAAAGATATAGCGTTTGCTTGCAACAACAATTATCAAGAGAAATCTCTATTTACAACAATCAACTAGAAACTTATTATACTAAATGGAACAAAGATGCGGAACAAAATATAACCTTAAATAATATTTCGTTCCAGGAGCAAAATACATCGCCTCTTTCCTTATCACAAACCCAATCGGCAACTTATTAAGGAAACGCCGATTTCTGTAATCGAGAATAAATAAAATTAGAAAATTGATTTAGGTTATTGATTTTGTAGAAATGTTTAATTAAAGCATCTCTATTTTTTTATCTAAAAGTTTTCGCCCATGTAGTTGGTAGAGCCGATCGCAATTTATACTAAATCTTGTTCACAGAGGTTACTTTTAATTGCCCCCTTCGGATAGGTGTGGAATAAGCTTCTTAGCCAGAAGCATTTCCACCCACCCTAAATCCCCCAAATATGGGGGACTTAAAGAAATTCGATAATGACCTTTATCAATCGGATTTAGTATTAGATATCGCAACCATGAAAATAGGCGATTACCCTTCGGGCTTGCTCTAAAGGACTCGCTATGTATCGCGCTTCGCGATCGCGATAATTTACCGACTATATTTATATAGTTAGATGATCAAGCGGCGATCGCTGATTTACAAAAAGCGGCACAATTGTCTCAGCAACAGGGAAATACAGTACTTGATCAACAAACACAAGAGGTATTATAACAGGTGGAATAGATGAACGTTGAGCGCGTTAGTTCCTAATTATTAGCCAATAATTGCCGAGCAAAATGAGGCGATCGCAATTATTGAGCAGAAAAGTTGATTTTGTAGAATATGAATAATTGTTCATTGCTCCGATGAACCCTTTGCGTTAATAATTAAAAATAGGTAACTATACTTGGGTTTAATAAATAACGGCGATGAGCGCGATCGCCTTTGAGAGGATAATAAAATGTTAAATACTAAATCAGTTTTAGAAGTATTACGTCCCGTACAAGACCCTGAGCTACAAAAAAGTCTTGTCGAGCTAAACATGATTCGCAACGTGACTGTAGATGGAGGAAAAGTAAGCTTTACATTAGTATTAACCACTCCTGCTTGTCCTCTGAGAGAATTTATTGTTGAGGATTGTCAAACCGCGGTCAAAACACTATCAGGAGTAGAAACCGTAGAGGTAGAGGTAACTGCCGAAACTCCTCAACAGAAATCTTTGCCCGATCGCACTTCTGTTCCAGGAATCAAAAATATTATTGCGATCTCTAGCGGCAAAGGCGGTGTGGGTAAAAGTTCCGTGGCTGCTAATGTAGCGGTGGCTTTAGCTGCTAAAGGTTCAAAAGTCGGCTTGTTAGATGCTGATATTTATGGTCCTAACGCGCCTAATATGTTTGGCTTGTCTGATGCCAAAATTGCGGTTAAGCAAGGCAGCAGTGGCGAAATACTAGAGCCTGCTTTCAATCATGGCGTCA
Proteins encoded in this region:
- a CDS encoding heme-copper oxidase subunit III; the encoded protein is MTNKYMQGSTVDNKSQIANAKLAEGIAFEQEAEQGHHGHPDHRMFGLYIFLVSDSMTFIGFFAALLIYRAIMPVWPPEGTSELELLVPIINTSILVASSFVMHEGQKALKNGNVKGLQKWFAITAAMGALFLAGQAYEYFHAEFGLTTNLFASCFYVLTGFHGLHVLTGVLLILSVLWRSRESGHYSSSSHFGVEAAEIYWHFVDVIWLVLFVLVYLIN
- a CDS encoding cytochrome c oxidase subunit II encodes the protein MNIPSSILTLIAGIAMTLISLWYGQNHGLLPTAASSDAGDVDELFNFMMTIATGLFLLVEGVLVYSVIKFRRKKGDTTDGPPLEGNVPLEIVWTAIPTVIVFILSIYSFEIYNRMGGLDPMTSGDPGPQMAHNHHGAALVALDPSKQNIALGLGASPGSNQGLNRLEIKVNGIQYAWVFTYPDTGVISGEIHVPVNRPVALNMTAGDVIHAFWLPEFRIKQDVIPGRETNLVFTPNKVGQYPVVCAELCGAYHGGMKTQLYVQSEEDYQKWIQENTFAMNDNSSESVAMSPVANSDDSDAKFLAPYANDIGVDAAALAQLKP
- the ctaD gene encoding cytochrome c oxidase subunit I, which codes for MSTTLERNAPITAPEHNEHPQRKWQDYFGFSTDHKVIGIQYLVTAFFFYFVGGAIAEVMRTELSTPDPDFVQPEFYNQLLTMHGTIMLFLWIIPAGAGFANYLIPLMVGAEDMAFPRLNTVAFWMIPPGGLLLLSSFFNGAPQAGWTSYPPLSLMSGKSGEEIWILSVLILGVSSMLGAINFVTTILLMRMPDMDIHSMPLFCWSMLATSGLILIGTPVLGAALILLSFDLIAGTAFFNPAGGGDPIVYQHMFWFYSHPAVYIMILPFFGAISEILPVHARKPIFGYRAIAYSSLAISFLGLIVWAHHMFSSGTPGWLRMFFMATTMVIAVPTGIKVFSWCATIWGGKLSLNSAFIFAVGFLSSFLIGGLSGVMVASVPFDIHVHDTYFIVAHFHYVLFGGSVFGLFAGVYHWFPKMTGRMVNETLGRIHFVMTFVGFNITFLPMHQLGLQGMNRRVALYDPQFQTLNMVCTIGSYILALSTFPFIINIIWSLYKGDKAARNPWRALTLEWQTASPPIIENFEEEPVLWAGPYDYGVDTESIDGDEDVQDMLATVTAEGS